From a region of the Zingiber officinale cultivar Zhangliang chromosome 10B, Zo_v1.1, whole genome shotgun sequence genome:
- the LOC122030205 gene encoding MADS-box transcription factor 26-like — MVRGKVQLKLIENPVHRQVTFCKRRAGLLKKAREISVLCDADVGIIVFSNHGKLYELATKGTMKGLIERYKLMTSEGAHKCLGDDQNPPQEYERDISMLKKEINVLQKSLSYMLGEISFGHGQMSLEELYILERHLEIWVGHIRTKKMQIMFQEIQSLKNKEGILRATNEFLQEQIVEQNGCYDAAPDLVQRSGHFDVSPLSAANNNVNTEPTQLFWDPQTNFSF, encoded by the exons ATGGTGCGAGGCAAGGTACAACTCAAGCTTATCGAGAACCCGGTGCACCGGCAGGTCACCTTTTGCAAGCGCCGCGCAGGGCTTCTGAAGAAAGCTCGGGAGATATCGGTGCTGTGCGATGCAGACGTCGGCATCATCGTCTTCTCCAACCACGGCAAGCTCTACGAGCTGGCCACAAAGGG GACAATGAAGGGCTTGATCGAGAGGTACAAGCTGATGACATCCGAAGGAGCTCACAAGTGTCTCGGTGATGACCAGAATCCTCCTCAG GAGTATGAACGAGACATTTCTATGTTGAAGAAAGAGATTAATGTTCTGCAGAAGAGTCTgag CTACATGCTCGGAGAAATAAGTTTTGGGCATGGGCAAATGAGCCTTGAGGAATTGTACATATTAGAGAGGCACCTTGAGATCTGGGTGGGTCACATCCGGACGAAAAAG ATGCAAATCATGTTCCAAGAGATTCAATCCCTGAAGAACAAG GAGGGTATATTGAGGGCCACCAATGAGTTTCTTCAAGAGCAG ATTGTGGAGCAAAATGGTTGCTATGATGCAGCCCCAGATTTAGTCCAGCGCAGTGGGCATTTTGATGTATCTCCATTGTCAGCTGCTAACAACAACGTCAATACAGAGCCAACTCAACTGTTTTGGGACCCTCAAACGAACTTCTCCTTTTGA